Proteins encoded by one window of Paenibacillus urinalis:
- a CDS encoding nucleotidyltransferase, giving the protein MSRTVGLIVEYNPMHNGHVYHLEASKKITEADTSVAVMSGHFLQRGEPAMLSKWARAEMALAMGVDLVLELPVSYAVGPAEWFAHGAVATLHHTGVVDSLCFGSESGELAPLAAMADLLASEPKALSEAIQRQLQQGASYPAAYAAAAAELAPGGDAAGALALLKQPNNTLGLHYMIALKRLSSAIRPFTAQRTGAGYHDAMPGPGSIASATAVRRLLLGAGPEAAAPYVPAATLAILQREWQEGRAPVHLERFKDALLAQLVTSSAAELAQYAEVTEGLEHRILNQLPKLTELSVDSLLEALKTKRYTRTKLQRMLIHILLHHKKDELSPSVLAEGPHYIRVLGFNNRGQELLKEMKKKATLPVVIKPSAFSHPQLTRDIQATALYGLGMGAADSQFIYRDYYQSPVRV; this is encoded by the coding sequence ATGAGTAGAACCGTGGGCCTGATCGTAGAATATAATCCGATGCATAACGGACATGTATACCATCTGGAAGCTTCCAAAAAAATAACCGAAGCCGATACAAGCGTCGCCGTCATGAGCGGCCACTTTCTGCAGCGGGGCGAGCCTGCAATGCTGAGCAAATGGGCCCGGGCCGAGATGGCGCTCGCCATGGGCGTCGATCTTGTGCTTGAGCTGCCGGTCTCCTATGCGGTAGGACCGGCAGAGTGGTTTGCCCATGGTGCCGTGGCAACCCTGCACCATACAGGAGTTGTCGATTCGCTGTGCTTCGGCAGCGAATCTGGAGAGCTTGCGCCGCTTGCTGCCATGGCAGACCTCCTCGCCAGCGAGCCGAAGGCGCTGTCGGAGGCTATCCAGCGGCAGCTGCAGCAAGGCGCAAGCTACCCCGCAGCCTACGCAGCGGCTGCGGCGGAGCTGGCCCCCGGCGGTGACGCTGCGGGGGCCCTGGCACTGCTCAAGCAGCCCAACAATACACTTGGGCTGCATTATATGATCGCGCTGAAGCGGCTCAGCAGCGCGATCCGGCCCTTCACGGCGCAGCGTACCGGCGCCGGTTATCACGATGCGATGCCGGGACCCGGCAGCATCGCCAGTGCCACGGCCGTGCGCCGGCTGCTCCTCGGCGCAGGACCCGAAGCAGCGGCCCCTTACGTGCCGGCTGCAACGCTTGCCATTCTGCAGCGCGAATGGCAGGAAGGACGCGCTCCGGTTCACCTGGAGCGCTTCAAGGATGCCTTGCTTGCCCAGCTGGTGACCTCTAGCGCAGCAGAGCTGGCCCAATATGCCGAGGTAACCGAAGGACTCGAGCACCGCATACTAAACCAGCTCCCCAAGCTCACGGAGCTGTCCGTCGACTCACTCCTTGAAGCGTTAAAAACAAAACGATATACACGCACCAAGCTCCAGCGCATGCTGATTCATATTTTGCTGCACCATAAAAAGGATGAATTATCGCCCTCTGTGCTGGCCGAGGGACCTCATTATATCCGGGTTCTTGGCTTTAACAACAGAGGACAGGAGTTGCTAAAAGAAATGAAGAAAAAAGCAACCTTACCGGTTGTCATCAAGCCTTCAGCCTTCAGCCACCCTCAGCTGACCCGAGACATTCAGGCGACCGCTCTATATGGTCTTGGCATGGGAGCGGCTGACAGCCAATTCATATACAGAGATTATTATCAGTCCCCTGTGCGAGTCTAA
- the rpmF gene encoding 50S ribosomal protein L32, with protein MAVPQRRTSKTRRDKRRTHFKLAVPGMVKCEQCGELKLAHHVCKVCGTYKSREIISQ; from the coding sequence GTGGCAGTACCTCAACGGAGAACATCCAAAACTCGTCGTGACAAACGTCGTACTCACTTTAAATTGGCTGTGCCAGGCATGGTGAAATGTGAACAATGCGGAGAATTGAAGCTTGCTCATCACGTATGCAAAGTGTGCGGAACGTACAAATCTAGAGAGATCATCTCTCAATAA
- a CDS encoding YceD family protein: protein MSFRKMASAAGPMKFTESLDISHLIRNNKEITAVSPMQVELTFTALPEGVVDVQGTLSAEADMLCSRCLGNVHEHLNMKFAEQFKQGTEPEEVEEEDDTLYVEEDTVNLVPFLEEYFLLHLPFAPLCKSDCKGLCPSCGTDLNTSSCDCDNTPIDPRLAGLKDFFK, encoded by the coding sequence ATGTCATTTCGCAAGATGGCCTCGGCTGCTGGACCGATGAAGTTTACAGAGTCGCTGGATATCAGCCATCTAATTCGAAACAACAAGGAAATCACAGCCGTATCCCCGATGCAGGTGGAACTCACATTTACTGCATTGCCGGAAGGCGTGGTAGATGTTCAAGGAACGTTATCAGCCGAAGCAGATATGCTCTGCTCTCGTTGTCTAGGAAATGTCCATGAGCATTTAAATATGAAATTCGCCGAGCAGTTCAAGCAAGGAACCGAGCCGGAGGAAGTTGAAGAAGAGGATGATACCTTGTACGTGGAAGAGGATACAGTGAATTTGGTTCCTTTCCTGGAAGAATATTTCCTGCTTCATCTTCCGTTTGCCCCGCTGTGCAAGTCGGATTGCAAAGGGCTGTGCCCGAGCTGTGGAACCGACTTGAACACGAGCAGCTGCGATTGTGACAATACGCCAATCGATCCGCGGCTTGCAGGGCTTAAGGATTTCTTTAAATAA
- the fapR gene encoding transcription factor FapR produces MPKRQRQQQLTQMIEDNPFITDQELTRLLKVSIQTIRLDRMELGIPELRERMKLMAERSYDQVRSLPLHEIIGDIVDLQLDKSGISIFEIREEHVFSRTGIARGHYVFAQANSLAVAVINDEIALTASADIRFVRPVHLGEKCIAKAYVRSTPEQKGKAKVEVFAYVGEEMVFQGNFVIYRSAGQDSDEGGVHHEDRH; encoded by the coding sequence ATACCTAAGCGACAAAGACAGCAGCAGCTAACTCAGATGATTGAGGATAACCCTTTTATCACAGATCAAGAGCTGACAAGATTACTTAAGGTGAGCATTCAGACGATTCGACTGGATCGGATGGAGCTTGGCATACCTGAACTTCGTGAGCGGATGAAGCTGATGGCTGAGAGATCGTATGATCAAGTGCGCTCATTGCCTTTGCATGAAATTATCGGGGATATAGTAGACCTTCAGCTGGATAAGAGCGGGATTTCTATTTTTGAAATTAGAGAAGAGCATGTATTTTCAAGAACAGGAATAGCTCGTGGCCATTATGTTTTTGCACAAGCGAACTCACTTGCTGTTGCTGTTATTAACGATGAGATTGCGCTGACCGCTTCTGCGGACATCCGGTTTGTAAGACCGGTGCATCTGGGGGAAAAATGTATTGCGAAGGCATATGTGCGCTCCACTCCTGAGCAGAAGGGCAAGGCCAAGGTAGAAGTGTTTGCTTATGTCGGAGAGGAAATGGTGTTTCAAGGAAACTTCGTCATTTACCGATCCGCCGGGCAAGATAGTGACGAGGGGGGAGTTCATCATGAAGATCGTCATTGA